From Ascaphus truei isolate aAscTru1 chromosome 17, aAscTru1.hap1, whole genome shotgun sequence, the proteins below share one genomic window:
- the SNU13 gene encoding NHP2-like protein 1 codes for MTEPEVNPKAYPLGDAQLTKTLLDLVQQAANYKQLRKGANEATKTLNRGISEFIVMAADAEPLEIILHLPLLCEDKNVPYVFVRSKQALGRACGVSRPVIACSVTIKEGSQLKPQIQSIQQAIERLLV; via the exons atg ACGGAACCAGAAGTGAACCCCAAAGCGTACCCCCTGGGAGATGCACAACTCACGAAGACGCTGCTGGACCTAGTTCAACAAGCTGCAAATTACAAGCAGCTCCGCAAGGGGGCTAATGAAG CCACGAAGACGCTGAACAGAGGCATTTCTGAGTTCATTGTAATGGCCGCGGATGCAGAGCCCCTGGAAATCATCCTCCACCTTCCCCTGCTGTGCGAGGACAAGAACGTCCCCTACGTCTTCGTCCGCTCCAAGCAGGCGCTGGGCAGAGCCTGCGGGGTCTCCAGACCCGTCATCGCCTGCTCCGTCACCATCAAGGAGGGCTCCCAACTGAAACCTCAGATCCAATCCATCCAGCAAGCCATAGAGAGGCTGCTGGTGTAA